A region of Thermococcus argininiproducens DNA encodes the following proteins:
- the ttuA gene encoding tRNA-5-methyluridine(54) 2-sulfurtransferase produces the protein MRCKFCENKAYIKIHYPKMYLCVDHFIEYFERKVKRTIERYKLLKPTERILVVISGGKDSAVTAYILKKLGYNIECLYINLGIGEYSRKSEEYVKRQCELIDAPLHIVRVKEILGAGIGEVRTRRPTCSYCGLTKRYIFNKFAYDNGFNVIATGHNLDDEASFIFSNLMNWNTEYLAKQGPLLLGEGVFVKKVKPLYELTEREVVAYALAVGIEYLIEECPYARGATTIEYKEILNQMEEERPGTKINFVKGYLRKKSLFGQELEKAELHACEVCGMPAQREKCSFCRFWRLDEPINFKI, from the coding sequence ATGAGATGTAAGTTTTGTGAGAACAAGGCTTACATAAAAATTCACTATCCCAAAATGTATCTTTGTGTTGATCACTTTATCGAATACTTTGAGAGAAAAGTTAAACGAACTATTGAAAGATATAAGCTCCTCAAACCTACCGAGAGAATTCTTGTGGTTATCAGTGGCGGTAAAGATTCAGCAGTAACTGCTTATATTCTCAAGAAACTTGGGTACAACATTGAGTGTCTCTATATAAATCTTGGCATAGGAGAATACTCCAGGAAAAGTGAAGAATATGTAAAAAGACAATGCGAACTAATAGATGCTCCTTTGCATATAGTCAGAGTCAAGGAGATTTTAGGCGCGGGTATTGGAGAAGTCAGAACCAGAAGGCCTACATGCTCATATTGTGGGCTGACAAAAAGGTATATCTTTAATAAGTTTGCTTATGACAATGGGTTTAACGTAATAGCCACCGGTCACAATTTGGATGATGAAGCGAGTTTTATCTTCTCCAACTTGATGAACTGGAATACAGAGTACTTGGCCAAACAAGGTCCTCTCTTACTAGGTGAAGGAGTTTTTGTGAAAAAAGTCAAACCTCTTTATGAACTTACAGAAAGAGAAGTTGTTGCATATGCTTTGGCGGTGGGAATAGAATATCTTATTGAGGAATGTCCCTATGCAAGAGGTGCGACAACAATAGAATATAAGGAGATTTTGAACCAAATGGAAGAGGAAAGACCTGGAACAAAGATAAACTTTGTAAAAGGTTATCTAAGGAAAAAATCCCTCTTTGGTCAAGAGTTAGAAAAAGCCGAGCTGCATGCCTGTGAAGTTTGTGGAATGCCAGCTCAGAGAGAAAAATGTTCTTTTTGCAGGTTCTGGCGTTTGGATGAGCCTATAAACTTTAAAATTTAG
- a CDS encoding M1 family aminopeptidase, whose protein sequence is MKKSMLLLMILIITLFFYALIVNNANPKTVLIIENITQEIIFQKIEKEKLDELYQENKLSTLNASYHYVLNISIEDERVSIVGFERVTFPLTYPALYSILFEDFKQVDRIIVSNASVTYRAFKDKESGLILLNITPKTKDVTVEVHFKVRYNPFREKPKSYLDYHLNQDSLHIYIPKRYFTISNNLKGNEERIKVDINYPKDYILVILDQPSETEFWRFRPLLYNGSFEKENLNDFYLIFGKWDFYEGSINVGNRTVRVIALTNEGEWVLQNIKDILLFYSKVFTPYPNDEYFYIQIKYSESEYRGHGLDGGIIATQLYIPLIAHETAHNWFGLYANIYPIHEGIATYADLLYENNLTKYDDIERMCLSSTDTIPIAEIEDNTGENMVTLYYKNAFVFRSLQFVLGDEVFFRGMRNLLEYCHLHNCVQDTMTTLKQIQRIFEEVSNQSLEWFFSEWFYKTGYPHFEVSNAILEKKDGIYLLTLQIVEANGFKMPLEVKVVDSQGKNYLKRIFVDKNTTLTFELENKPETVIIDPNEWMINEGGSGAWGGKSSYEINNIRIETN, encoded by the coding sequence ATGAAAAAGAGTATGCTCTTGCTCATGATACTCATCATAACACTTTTTTTCTATGCTCTTATTGTGAATAATGCAAATCCAAAAACTGTTTTAATAATAGAAAACATTACTCAGGAGATAATTTTTCAAAAAATAGAAAAAGAAAAATTGGATGAACTTTATCAAGAAAATAAGCTTTCTACACTCAATGCTTCTTATCATTATGTCTTAAATATCAGCATAGAGGATGAACGTGTATCGATTGTAGGATTTGAAAGGGTCACCTTTCCCTTGACATATCCTGCTTTATATTCAATACTCTTTGAAGATTTCAAGCAGGTTGATAGGATTATAGTGTCCAATGCATCAGTTACATATAGAGCATTCAAAGACAAAGAAAGCGGACTGATCTTGCTTAACATAACTCCAAAAACTAAAGATGTAACTGTTGAAGTCCATTTTAAAGTGAGGTATAACCCTTTCCGCGAAAAACCAAAAAGTTATCTAGATTACCACTTAAATCAGGATTCTCTGCATATTTATATACCAAAAAGATACTTTACTATCTCAAATAACTTAAAGGGTAATGAAGAGAGAATTAAGGTCGACATTAACTACCCAAAAGATTATATTCTTGTTATCTTGGATCAGCCATCTGAGACAGAATTCTGGAGATTCAGGCCTTTACTCTATAATGGAAGTTTTGAAAAAGAGAATCTAAATGATTTTTATTTAATTTTTGGAAAGTGGGATTTTTATGAGGGGAGCATAAACGTTGGAAATAGGACTGTTAGAGTAATAGCTCTTACAAATGAAGGCGAATGGGTTTTGCAGAATATTAAAGATATCTTACTTTTTTACTCAAAAGTTTTTACGCCTTATCCCAATGACGAATACTTCTATATACAGATCAAGTACTCAGAGAGTGAGTACAGGGGACATGGACTAGACGGAGGAATAATAGCAACTCAGTTATATATTCCATTGATTGCCCATGAGACTGCACATAATTGGTTTGGTCTCTATGCTAACATTTATCCAATACATGAGGGTATAGCTACTTATGCGGATCTGCTTTATGAGAACAATTTGACTAAATATGACGATATTGAAAGAATGTGTTTGAGTTCGACTGATACAATTCCAATCGCAGAAATTGAGGATAATACTGGGGAGAACATGGTAACATTGTATTATAAAAACGCTTTTGTCTTTCGTTCTTTGCAGTTTGTTTTAGGGGATGAAGTATTCTTCAGGGGGATGAGGAATTTGCTGGAGTATTGTCATTTACATAATTGTGTCCAAGACACTATGACAACTTTAAAGCAAATTCAGAGGATTTTTGAGGAGGTTTCAAACCAAAGCTTAGAATGGTTCTTTAGTGAGTGGTTTTATAAAACGGGTTATCCACATTTTGAAGTTTCTAATGCGATCTTAGAGAAAAAAGATGGGATATATCTCTTAACTCTCCAAATAGTAGAAGCAAATGGATTTAAAATGCCATTGGAAGTGAAGGTTGTTGACTCCCAAGGAAAGAATTATTTGAAGAGAATATTTGTTGATAAAAACACAACTTTAACATTTGAACTCGAAAACAAGCCTGAAACAGTCATAATTGACCCTAACGAATGGATGATAAATGAAGGGGGAAGTGGAGCATGGGGAGGCAAGAGCAGTTATGAGATTAATAACATAAGAATTGAAACAAATTAA
- the jtg gene encoding 4-alpha-glucanotransferase, giving the protein MEKINFIFGIHNHQPLGNFGWVFEEAYNHSYRPFMEILEEFPMMKVNAHFSGPLLEWIEENKPDYIDLLKSLVKNGQLEIVVAGFYEPVLAAIPKEDRIAQIELLKEYARKLGYEAKGVWLTERVWQPELVKSLKETGIEYVVVDDYHFMSAGLSKEELFWPYYTEDGGEVIAVFPIDEKLRYLIPFRPVGKTIEYLETLVDSDPSKVAVFHDDGEKFGVWPGTYEWVYEKGWLRNFFDAITSNEKINLLTYTEYLKMFTPRGLVYLPIASYFEMSEWSLPAKQAKLFVEFVKDLKKEGKFEKYRVFVRGGIWKNFFFKYPESNFMHKRMLMISKAVRNNPEARRYILKAQCNDAYWHGIFGGVYLPHLRRTIWENIIKAQSYLRPENRVIDVDFDGRKEVMLENENFIATIKPHYGGSIFELSSKRKAVNYNDVLPRRWEHYHEVPDAATPEEENNEGVTSIHEFGKAIPDEIKHELAYDWQLRGILQDHFIGVNESLDSYRLVRYHELGDFVNQAYDFKINENSVMLWRNGGIYVERKIPVRIEKNIELTKEGFLAHYRVSLETPYEVLLGVELNLAVHSVMEKPEEFETSEFEVNDPYGIGRAKIELDRKAKVWKFPIKTLSQSEAGWDFIQQGVSYTLLFPIEKELEFEIKFKEV; this is encoded by the coding sequence ATGGAAAAAATCAACTTCATATTTGGCATTCACAACCATCAGCCTCTTGGAAACTTTGGCTGGGTTTTTGAAGAGGCTTATAACCACTCCTATCGACCATTCATGGAAATTCTTGAAGAATTTCCAATGATGAAAGTAAATGCCCACTTTAGTGGCCCTCTTTTAGAGTGGATTGAGGAAAATAAACCCGATTACATTGATCTTTTAAAATCTCTTGTAAAAAACGGTCAGCTTGAAATAGTAGTTGCAGGATTTTACGAACCTGTGCTAGCAGCCATTCCAAAAGAAGACAGAATAGCCCAAATAGAACTGCTTAAAGAGTACGCAAGAAAACTTGGATATGAAGCGAAAGGAGTGTGGCTTACTGAAAGAGTATGGCAACCAGAACTCGTAAAATCTCTTAAAGAAACAGGAATTGAATATGTGGTGGTTGATGATTACCACTTTATGAGTGCTGGATTAAGCAAGGAAGAGCTCTTCTGGCCATATTATACCGAGGACGGAGGAGAAGTGATAGCAGTCTTTCCAATAGATGAAAAACTTAGATACCTGATTCCTTTCCGACCCGTAGGAAAAACCATTGAATACTTAGAAACCCTCGTAGACAGTGACCCATCTAAAGTTGCAGTCTTCCATGATGATGGGGAAAAGTTTGGTGTCTGGCCTGGAACCTACGAATGGGTCTACGAGAAAGGATGGTTGAGAAACTTCTTTGATGCTATTACAAGCAATGAAAAGATTAATCTACTAACGTATACCGAGTATCTAAAGATGTTCACTCCCCGCGGGTTGGTTTATCTTCCGATAGCATCCTATTTTGAGATGAGTGAATGGAGTTTACCAGCTAAACAGGCGAAATTATTTGTAGAATTCGTTAAAGACCTGAAAAAAGAAGGAAAATTTGAAAAATACCGTGTCTTCGTAAGAGGAGGCATATGGAAAAACTTCTTCTTCAAATATCCAGAGAGTAACTTCATGCACAAAAGAATGCTCATGATAAGTAAAGCTGTTAGAAACAACCCAGAGGCAAGACGCTATATTCTAAAGGCCCAATGCAACGATGCATACTGGCACGGGATTTTTGGAGGGGTTTATCTACCTCACTTAAGAAGAACTATATGGGAAAACATCATAAAAGCCCAAAGCTATCTAAGACCAGAAAATAGAGTCATTGATGTTGACTTTGATGGGAGAAAAGAGGTTATGCTTGAAAATGAAAACTTCATTGCCACAATAAAGCCTCATTATGGAGGAAGTATATTTGAGTTGAGCTCAAAAAGAAAAGCCGTGAACTACAACGATGTACTTCCAAGAAGATGGGAACATTACCACGAAGTACCAGATGCGGCAACTCCAGAAGAAGAAAACAACGAAGGAGTGACAAGCATACACGAATTTGGAAAGGCCATTCCAGATGAAATAAAGCATGAACTGGCATATGACTGGCAACTCAGGGGCATTCTTCAGGATCATTTCATTGGAGTCAATGAAAGTTTAGACAGTTATAGACTCGTCAGATATCACGAGCTTGGAGATTTTGTTAATCAGGCCTATGACTTTAAGATTAACGAAAACTCCGTGATGCTCTGGCGCAATGGGGGAATATACGTAGAGAGAAAGATACCAGTAAGAATTGAGAAAAACATTGAACTCACCAAAGAAGGTTTTCTCGCCCACTACAGAGTCAGCTTAGAAACTCCGTATGAGGTGCTCCTTGGAGTTGAGCTAAACCTTGCAGTCCACAGCGTTATGGAAAAGCCAGAAGAATTTGAAACAAGTGAATTTGAAGTAAACGACCCATATGGAATCGGTAGAGCAAAAATAGAATTAGATAGGAAAGCCAAAGTATGGAAGTTCCCAATAAAAACGCTTTCACAAAGTGAGGCTGGATGGGACTTTATACAACAAGGAGTGAGCTATACTCTGCTTTTCCCAATTGAAAAGGAGCTCGAGTTTGAGATAAAATTTAAAGAAGTTTGA
- a CDS encoding CARDB domain-containing protein: protein MRKSVPLVIAVLVLFNVVPTVKFVSAIQGSITLDGDLGDWSASLLYSDPVGDAKWGANNEIETFGFFVYNNTLYIAGIFKKDGWNNFMIMLDLSTRQGYPTTEHHDWGRMYKFASGDIDFVLETWGDGYSAWIVSSSGSFNDISSQVNFASSTTPDGWKVVEIAIPLSAFGNVEVNGLKVNGVATLTGGFDGSKQWVSDVAPDQDILPSWGGSGDIPAPAILWKFLQFDTTTGELKEISSVIVTVSISYDVASVEEWSPANITITVENKGAVNLTGVQVILYDSGKKLQNWTINAVAGTQKVLNYIYTYSPGLVGLHTLKVEVNFVDPDGVSKTVTATKLLTVGASVMLQNRLVTAGYTLEPMYDSEYQKTLSMLDELSSLVIPPKYKDKVPGFEVKMNKSKELFETGQRLLRYRHPYYSYIGALRIYGSYSILKRVQKDIEELKVLIESGLSKEIDGSLADWNESTKMAEDTMGLGQDGANLKALYVDYDDNYLYIALVGDNKASWDIAYGIGIDVNGEESGYSEGLDMWVRRMGFDPPIDFEYYLQWTSGGGAGAQKFGKWIETNSTWDERPIKEWGIWSGITGSSEGLKVLELAIPWDALGGKPSIVRVVAFVTGGYPEDSAVEALPDNPSMHELTDDVKGYGEWTDFDLITVFAEIEVS, encoded by the coding sequence ATGCGGAAGAGTGTACCCTTAGTTATTGCTGTTTTGGTGCTTTTTAATGTAGTGCCTACAGTGAAGTTTGTCAGTGCTATTCAGGGTTCGATTACTTTAGATGGGGATTTAGGGGACTGGTCTGCGAGTCTTTTATATAGTGATCCAGTGGGGGACGCCAAGTGGGGAGCAAATAATGAAATAGAAACTTTTGGATTCTTTGTGTACAACAATACTCTTTACATCGCAGGAATCTTTAAAAAAGATGGCTGGAACAATTTCATGATAATGCTAGACTTGTCGACTAGGCAAGGATATCCCACAACAGAACACCATGATTGGGGAAGAATGTACAAATTTGCAAGTGGTGACATTGATTTTGTTTTAGAGACTTGGGGAGATGGATATTCTGCGTGGATAGTAAGCAGTAGCGGTAGCTTTAATGATATTAGCAGTCAAGTGAATTTTGCAAGTTCCACTACCCCTGATGGATGGAAAGTCGTTGAGATTGCAATTCCACTTTCGGCATTTGGAAACGTTGAGGTAAATGGATTGAAGGTTAATGGGGTAGCAACGTTAACCGGGGGATTTGATGGTAGTAAGCAATGGGTCTCTGATGTAGCTCCGGATCAGGACATATTACCGAGCTGGGGTGGCAGTGGAGATATCCCCGCTCCAGCTATATTATGGAAGTTTTTACAGTTTGACACTACAACGGGAGAATTAAAGGAAATTAGCTCAGTCATAGTTACAGTTTCAATTTCTTATGATGTTGCAAGTGTAGAAGAATGGAGCCCTGCCAATATTACAATAACTGTGGAGAATAAAGGTGCTGTGAATCTTACTGGTGTTCAGGTAATTCTTTATGACTCTGGGAAAAAACTTCAAAATTGGACTATTAATGCAGTAGCAGGCACTCAAAAAGTTTTGAATTATATATACACATATTCTCCTGGGTTAGTCGGACTACACACATTAAAAGTAGAAGTTAATTTTGTAGATCCAGACGGGGTCTCAAAAACAGTTACTGCTACCAAACTATTGACTGTAGGAGCAAGCGTAATGCTCCAAAACAGGCTTGTTACTGCGGGGTATACCTTGGAACCAATGTATGATAGTGAATATCAGAAAACCCTTTCAATGCTTGATGAGTTGTCTTCTTTAGTCATTCCTCCGAAATATAAGGATAAAGTTCCTGGATTTGAAGTAAAGATGAACAAGAGTAAAGAACTCTTTGAGACGGGTCAGAGACTTTTAAGATACAGACACCCATATTACTCTTACATTGGAGCCCTTAGGATCTATGGAAGCTACTCCATATTGAAGAGAGTTCAAAAGGATATTGAGGAGCTAAAAGTACTCATAGAAAGTGGCCTTTCAAAGGAGATCGATGGAAGTTTAGCAGATTGGAATGAATCCACAAAAATGGCTGAAGACACAATGGGGCTTGGGCAAGATGGTGCAAACTTAAAGGCTCTCTATGTGGACTACGATGATAATTACCTCTACATAGCGTTAGTAGGCGACAATAAAGCTAGCTGGGACATTGCATATGGAATTGGAATTGATGTAAATGGAGAAGAAAGTGGTTACAGTGAGGGTCTGGATATGTGGGTAAGAAGAATGGGCTTTGATCCACCAATAGACTTTGAATACTACTTACAATGGACAAGTGGAGGAGGAGCAGGGGCTCAGAAATTTGGCAAGTGGATTGAGACTAACAGTACTTGGGACGAGAGACCTATAAAAGAGTGGGGTATTTGGAGTGGCATTACTGGAAGTTCTGAAGGTCTGAAAGTCCTTGAGTTGGCAATACCTTGGGATGCTCTTGGAGGTAAACCAAGTATCGTAAGAGTTGTAGCATTCGTCACCGGAGGTTATCCCGAAGACTCAGCAGTTGAAGCACTTCCAGACAACCCAAGCATGCACGAGCTCACTGATGATGTAAAGGGATATGGTGAATGGACAGATTTCGACCTAATAACAGTTTTTGCTGAGATAGAAGTTAGCTAA
- a CDS encoding diacylglycerol/polyprenol kinase family protein, translated as MSIKSELKRKVLHLTGLSVPLLYLLFGQKVTIGFVATALIVFIILEPFRIVEDLRDKVKRKLGLYVREEVIALVEKELEAISREHEKYSIGAHIYFTIGALIIVCLFPKDIAIGAITVATLGDAIAAIIGKPFGRHRFKNGKSVEGSLAYFVTAFLTLFVLIDLPHALVGALAGMLAEFYELPPDDNFSNQIAVAIAIYAFRRILF; from the coding sequence GTGAGCATAAAAAGCGAGCTTAAAAGAAAAGTACTTCATCTGACGGGGTTGAGTGTTCCGCTACTTTACCTTCTCTTTGGCCAAAAAGTAACAATAGGATTCGTTGCCACAGCTTTAATCGTTTTCATAATATTGGAGCCTTTTAGAATAGTTGAAGACTTAAGAGACAAAGTCAAACGAAAACTTGGCCTTTATGTAAGAGAAGAAGTAATTGCCCTAGTTGAAAAGGAGCTTGAAGCAATATCCAGAGAACACGAAAAGTACTCTATTGGAGCACATATATACTTTACAATTGGAGCACTAATAATAGTCTGCCTTTTTCCGAAAGATATTGCCATTGGCGCCATAACTGTTGCAACGTTGGGAGATGCCATAGCCGCAATAATAGGAAAGCCTTTTGGAAGACATAGGTTTAAAAATGGCAAAAGTGTCGAAGGAAGTTTAGCATATTTTGTGACAGCGTTTCTGACACTTTTCGTGTTGATAGATTTACCACATGCTCTCGTCGGGGCCTTAGCCGGAATGTTGGCAGAATTCTATGAGTTACCCCCTGATGATAACTTCTCTAATCAAATAGCAGTAGCTATCGCAATATACGCATTCAGAAGAATATTATTTTAA
- a CDS encoding HAD family hydrolase, whose translation MLVLVDLDDTLCNTWEAAKWSVLRLLPHLIRKRKFRALLYILTQRYKELEQSRELHLLDLDELVENFMERVYRKISEEDLKEMFELVDRTFFSNLKLYPDAIEFLKGLKAMGARIVLITDSSSEWQRKKLEYLNLKDYFDSLIISGETGYSKLEPYNFILAKRRFPKESEIYVVGDRDDTDMRGGKEIGATTILVRRGYFKSLMPKYADYIVKDLNEALEVIKREHKKRA comes from the coding sequence ATGCTTGTACTTGTGGATTTAGATGATACTTTATGCAATACGTGGGAAGCTGCTAAGTGGAGTGTCCTTCGTCTTTTACCCCATTTAATCAGAAAAAGAAAGTTCCGAGCTTTACTTTATATCCTCACACAGCGCTACAAAGAGTTAGAACAATCTAGAGAGTTACATCTGCTTGATCTAGACGAGTTGGTGGAAAACTTTATGGAAAGGGTATACAGAAAAATTTCAGAAGAAGACCTGAAAGAGATGTTTGAATTAGTGGATAGAACATTCTTCTCAAACTTAAAGCTCTATCCGGATGCAATTGAGTTTCTAAAGGGATTAAAAGCAATGGGCGCAAGGATAGTCCTCATAACAGATTCCTCATCTGAATGGCAAAGAAAAAAGCTTGAATATCTAAATCTGAAGGATTACTTCGATTCACTTATAATAAGTGGAGAAACCGGTTACAGCAAACTTGAGCCTTATAACTTTATATTAGCAAAAAGAAGATTCCCCAAAGAGAGTGAAATATACGTGGTAGGAGATAGAGACGATACTGATATGCGAGGTGGAAAAGAGATAGGAGCAACGACCATTCTGGTTAGACGGGGTTACTTCAAGTCTCTTATGCCAAAATACGCTGACTATATAGTAAAAGACCTTAATGAGGCCTTAGAGGTGATAAAACGTGAGCATAAAAAGCGAGCTTAA
- a CDS encoding TIGR00304 family membrane protein gives MRGELLVLVGMGLIFIGFMLIFMGTLISASSGETEVEGGGVIMIGPIPIVFGTSRGATFAMILAILLMVLWIIGTLISRRV, from the coding sequence ATGAGAGGTGAATTGTTGGTACTAGTGGGAATGGGATTGATATTTATAGGGTTCATGTTGATCTTTATGGGTACTCTAATAAGTGCCTCGAGTGGAGAGACCGAGGTAGAAGGAGGAGGAGTTATAATGATAGGCCCCATTCCAATAGTATTTGGAACCAGTAGAGGGGCCACTTTTGCGATGATACTGGCTATTCTATTAATGGTTCTCTGGATAATTGGGACTCTGATAAGCAGGAGGGTGTGA
- a CDS encoding cation:proton antiporter, which translates to MEYILDLSILLVLAKTLEWLFEKREIHPIIAHILTGMVLGPFFLNVVIPSEPLKVLSEFGLLMMMLYMGLTSNFSSIASNKSKAILVAGLGVVFSFIFGFLTVYLFGKGLAAAIFVGVTLGNTAIEVTSGVILKSRVRKEISSILMGAAFADDIMAVYLIGIITAMTKGELALFPLGVLTIKIAIFIIVVLLISEYVFKRSVRFYSILRNLNIFFTFTIILTFLLAIVAERVGLHQIIGAYLAGLTISRLRERKDPLVLSKIKLNELIGDLQVVLTEFFIPLFFIYVGLMFNPPLNEFNIALVFILYLAAVAGKFLGCGLGMKFFKFDWKSAALVGIGMGGRGSLELAILKFGIEEGLIDQGIFAAVVIVSMLTAVTTPQFFKLYLTHIREE; encoded by the coding sequence GTGGAGTATATTCTCGATCTTTCTATACTCCTTGTACTTGCAAAGACATTAGAGTGGCTTTTTGAGAAAAGGGAAATTCACCCAATAATTGCTCATATACTCACTGGAATGGTACTTGGCCCATTTTTCCTTAATGTAGTCATACCCTCTGAACCATTAAAGGTTCTCTCTGAATTTGGTCTCTTAATGATGATGCTTTACATGGGACTTACAAGCAACTTCTCTTCTATAGCATCCAACAAGAGCAAGGCAATTTTAGTTGCAGGTTTGGGTGTGGTATTCTCTTTTATATTCGGGTTTTTGACAGTTTATCTCTTCGGTAAAGGTTTAGCAGCAGCGATATTTGTAGGGGTAACTCTTGGAAACACTGCAATAGAGGTAACAAGTGGAGTAATTTTAAAGTCTCGGGTTAGAAAGGAGATTTCATCTATATTGATGGGAGCTGCATTCGCAGATGATATTATGGCTGTTTATTTGATAGGCATAATAACTGCAATGACAAAAGGAGAATTAGCACTTTTTCCTCTTGGGGTACTGACGATCAAAATTGCGATTTTTATAATTGTAGTGCTTCTAATTTCTGAGTATGTCTTCAAGCGCTCTGTAAGATTCTACAGTATTCTGAGAAATCTTAACATATTCTTCACTTTTACGATAATTCTCACTTTCCTTTTAGCAATAGTTGCAGAAAGAGTTGGCCTACACCAGATAATTGGAGCATATCTTGCCGGATTAACAATTAGTAGACTTAGAGAGAGAAAAGATCCTCTTGTACTAAGTAAGATAAAACTTAATGAACTCATCGGAGATCTTCAAGTAGTTCTCACAGAATTCTTCATTCCACTGTTCTTTATATATGTGGGATTAATGTTTAATCCTCCTCTAAATGAGTTTAATATAGCATTAGTATTCATTCTTTATTTAGCAGCCGTTGCAGGAAAGTTTTTGGGATGTGGCCTTGGAATGAAATTCTTCAAGTTTGATTGGAAATCAGCAGCACTAGTCGGTATTGGAATGGGAGGGAGAGGTAGCCTAGAGCTTGCCATTTTAAAGTTTGGGATTGAGGAAGGTTTAATAGATCAGGGGATTTTTGCAGCTGTGGTCATAGTTTCAATGCTTACCGCTGTAACAACACCGCAGTTTTTTAAGCTTTACTTAACTCACATTCGGGAGGAATAA
- the mfnA gene encoding tyrosine decarboxylase MfnA, whose amino-acid sequence MIPKEGMSEDEIFAELEKRLRSDLTFNSGKILGSMCTYPHPLAQKVIQRYIDRNLGDPGLHKGSKEIEEEAVQMIGELLHLKRAWGNIVSGGTEANILAVRAFRNLSGVEEPELILPRSAHFSFLKAKDLLKVKLVWAELNDDYSVNVKDVEAKITDNTIGIVGIAGTTGLGVVDDIPSLSDIAVDYGIPLHVDAAFGGFVIPFAKALGYDLPDFDFKLKGVQSVTIDPHKMGMAPIPAGGIIFREKKYMDAINVLAPYLAGGEIFQATITGTRPGANAIAVWALLKHLGFEGYKEVVGEAMENAKWFAEQIKALNGVYLIREPMLNIVSFGSKELKKIEKDLKKRGWGISAHRGYIRIVMMPHVKREHLKSFLNDLVEILKKL is encoded by the coding sequence ATGATACCAAAAGAAGGCATGAGTGAAGATGAAATTTTTGCTGAACTTGAAAAAAGGCTTAGGTCAGACTTAACTTTTAATTCCGGTAAAATTCTTGGATCTATGTGTACTTATCCCCATCCTTTAGCTCAAAAAGTAATTCAAAGGTACATAGATAGGAACTTAGGAGATCCAGGGTTGCATAAAGGTAGCAAAGAGATCGAAGAGGAAGCCGTTCAAATGATTGGAGAACTTTTACATCTGAAAAGGGCTTGGGGCAATATAGTTAGCGGTGGTACAGAAGCAAATATTTTAGCTGTAAGGGCTTTTCGGAATCTCTCTGGTGTTGAGGAACCAGAACTTATCTTACCTCGGAGTGCACATTTCTCTTTTCTAAAGGCAAAAGATTTGTTAAAGGTAAAACTCGTCTGGGCGGAACTTAATGATGATTACTCTGTCAATGTGAAAGATGTAGAGGCTAAAATAACAGACAATACAATAGGAATAGTAGGAATAGCAGGGACAACTGGATTGGGGGTTGTTGATGACATTCCTTCACTTTCTGATATAGCAGTTGATTATGGAATTCCTCTTCATGTTGATGCCGCTTTTGGGGGGTTTGTAATCCCCTTTGCAAAGGCCTTAGGGTATGATCTACCGGATTTTGATTTTAAGCTTAAGGGAGTTCAAAGTGTCACGATAGATCCACATAAAATGGGAATGGCCCCAATTCCTGCAGGCGGGATAATATTTAGAGAGAAGAAATACATGGACGCGATTAATGTCTTAGCCCCTTACTTGGCAGGGGGTGAAATATTCCAAGCCACAATAACAGGTACAAGGCCTGGGGCAAATGCGATAGCAGTTTGGGCTCTTCTTAAACATCTTGGATTTGAAGGCTATAAAGAAGTCGTTGGGGAGGCTATGGAGAATGCTAAGTGGTTTGCAGAGCAAATAAAAGCTTTAAATGGTGTTTATTTAATAAGAGAACCTATGCTTAACATAGTGTCATTTGGGTCAAAGGAGCTTAAAAAAATTGAGAAAGACCTTAAAAAGCGAGGTTGGGGAATAAGTGCCCATAGGGGATATATAAGGATAGTTATGATGCCGCATGTAAAGAGAGAACACTTGAAGAGCTTTTTAAATGATTTGGTGGAAATTTTGAAGAAACTTTAG